In a genomic window of Nitrospirota bacterium:
- the pgl gene encoding 6-phosphogluconolactonase, with protein MAHEAAKHVAAEARAAVAARGRFVMAVSGGRTPWLMLRALAAEDVPWHAVHLVQVDERVAPAGHTERNMTHLRDNLLSPASPPPEQIYAMPVESPDLETAAAAYALMLEKIAGTPPVLDLAHLGLGSDGHTASLVPGDPVLEVTDRDVAVTGVYKGRRRMTLTYPMLNRSRRILWLVTGSEKAVMLARFRAGDPSIPAGRISREQALVLADRAAGQPGPQ; from the coding sequence GTGGCGCACGAGGCGGCCAAACACGTTGCCGCGGAGGCGCGCGCAGCCGTGGCCGCGCGGGGCCGGTTTGTGATGGCCGTCAGCGGCGGGCGCACCCCGTGGCTGATGCTGCGGGCCTTGGCTGCTGAGGATGTTCCGTGGCACGCGGTGCATCTCGTGCAGGTGGACGAGCGTGTGGCGCCCGCAGGACACACGGAGCGCAACATGACCCATTTGCGCGACAACCTGCTCTCGCCAGCCTCGCCGCCCCCGGAGCAAATCTACGCCATGCCGGTGGAATCGCCCGATCTGGAGACTGCGGCAGCGGCGTACGCCTTGATGCTCGAGAAGATCGCCGGCACGCCGCCGGTGCTCGACCTCGCCCACCTCGGTCTTGGATCCGACGGCCACACCGCCTCGCTGGTACCCGGGGATCCCGTCCTCGAAGTCACTGACCGTGATGTCGCGGTGACCGGTGTCTATAAGGGGAGACGGCGCATGACGTTGACGTACCCGATGCTCAATCGTTCCCGGCGCATCCTGTGGCTGGTGACGGGTAGCGAGAAGGCCGTGATGCTCGCGCGTTTTCGCGCTGGCGACCCGTCGATCCCGGCTGGAAGAATCAGTCGGGAGCAGGCTCTGGTGCTCGCGGATCGGGCGGCGGGACAGCCGGGACCCCAGTGA
- a CDS encoding tetratricopeptide repeat protein translates to MTTRPQQKMILWLLLAAAAGCTRATLPPASPTPAPASARSDEARAAEAQKLDQVLLSFQKGTTLVEDGKFKEARTVFENLRTNYPHVSVFHNNLGVVYKRLGLLPEAVAAYQQAIEIQPQYPEAYYNLGLALREQGEFRQAEDAYRRALDVAPDFRDATYNLAVLYDLYLNEPEKAIQHYETYLASGGEGREEVTIWIAALHKRVERARETP, encoded by the coding sequence ATGACGACGCGCCCTCAACAGAAAATGATCCTGTGGCTGCTGCTGGCGGCTGCGGCCGGCTGCACCCGAGCCACGTTGCCGCCGGCATCGCCCACACCGGCTCCAGCCTCCGCACGGAGCGACGAGGCCCGCGCAGCCGAGGCCCAAAAACTGGACCAGGTCCTCTTGTCGTTCCAGAAAGGCACCACCCTGGTGGAGGACGGGAAGTTCAAGGAAGCTCGCACCGTATTCGAGAACCTGCGGACGAATTATCCCCACGTGAGCGTGTTTCACAATAACCTCGGCGTGGTCTACAAGCGGTTGGGCCTCCTGCCGGAAGCCGTAGCCGCGTATCAACAGGCGATCGAGATTCAACCCCAATACCCCGAGGCGTACTACAACCTGGGCCTGGCGCTGCGGGAACAGGGCGAGTTTCGTCAGGCTGAAGACGCGTACCGCCGAGCCCTTGATGTCGCGCCGGATTTCCGAGACGCCACCTACAATCTCGCGGTGCTGTACGACCTCTATCTCAATGAGCCCGAGAAGGCGATCCAGCACTACGAAACCTATTTGGCATCCGGCGGGGAAGGCCGCGAAGAGGTCACGATCTGGATCGCCGCGCTGCACAAGCGGGTTGAACGCGCCAGGGAGACCCCGTGA
- a CDS encoding biopolymer transporter ExbD — protein MKLRDRLHNRRGRDGVVSLSLISLMDIFTILLLFLLVHIAGEEAALPSSEGLKLPASTAEKAPRATVALLVTEKEIFVDGKRIMSVAQAIAQPDNILEPVKQELTRLADRTRAMAQKTSSVTFTGNITIMGDKKIPFQLLKKLMATCAQTGFPHIALAVIQKEQITNGDRG, from the coding sequence ATGAAGCTCCGAGACCGACTGCACAATCGACGGGGCCGTGATGGCGTGGTCTCTCTGAGCCTCATCAGCCTCATGGATATTTTCACCATCCTGCTCTTGTTTCTCCTGGTGCACATTGCCGGTGAAGAGGCTGCCCTGCCGTCGTCCGAGGGTTTGAAGCTGCCCGCGTCCACCGCGGAAAAGGCCCCCCGCGCGACCGTGGCCCTGCTGGTGACGGAAAAGGAGATCTTTGTTGACGGCAAGCGCATCATGAGCGTGGCGCAAGCCATTGCCCAGCCCGACAACATCCTGGAACCGGTCAAGCAGGAGCTGACTCGGCTGGCGGACCGGACTCGCGCCATGGCGCAGAAAACGTCTTCGGTCACGTTCACGGGCAACATCACGATCATGGGCGACAAGAAGATTCCGTTCCAGTTGCTAAAAAAGCTCATGGCCACCTGCGCCCAAACGGGGTTTCCTCACATCGCGCTCGCCGTGATTCAAAAAGAGCAGATCACTAACGGAGACCGCGGATGA
- a CDS encoding MotA/TolQ/ExbB proton channel family protein, whose protein sequence is MMSVSTFINFFQAGGFFMYPILLVLAVATAIVVERIVVIARSGANAERLWGQIASPIQGRRMDEAVRHCTLSRTPLHRVLAAGIRGMKGSFTREDVQGSVDEAMMQVIPRLEARLGYLPNLANVATLLGLLGTIVGLIQAFTAVSLADPSQKATLLAKGISVAMNTTAFGLIVAVPLMLVYGFLQSRTNRVIDTVEEYSLRLVNLAGQTAREDGADGYSNGAEMHQARRAVGMKGAVHAK, encoded by the coding sequence ATGATGAGTGTGTCGACGTTTATCAACTTCTTTCAGGCCGGCGGCTTCTTCATGTACCCGATCCTCCTGGTGCTCGCGGTGGCCACCGCGATCGTGGTGGAGCGGATCGTGGTCATCGCGCGCTCCGGAGCCAATGCCGAACGGCTGTGGGGCCAGATTGCGTCGCCCATCCAAGGTCGTCGCATGGACGAGGCGGTCCGTCATTGCACGCTGTCCCGCACGCCCCTTCATCGCGTCCTCGCAGCCGGCATCCGCGGCATGAAGGGGTCGTTCACGCGGGAAGACGTCCAGGGCAGTGTGGACGAAGCCATGATGCAGGTCATCCCGCGACTGGAAGCACGGCTCGGTTATTTGCCGAACCTGGCCAACGTGGCCACCCTGCTGGGACTCTTGGGCACGATCGTGGGCTTGATCCAGGCCTTCACCGCGGTCTCGCTGGCCGACCCCTCGCAAAAGGCCACCTTGCTGGCCAAAGGCATTTCCGTGGCCATGAACACCACGGCGTTCGGGTTGATCGTAGCCGTGCCGCTGATGTTGGTGTACGGCTTCCTGCAGAGCCGCACCAATCGCGTCATCGACACGGTGGAGGAGTACTCGCTTCGGCTCGTGAACCTCGCGGGACAGACCGCGCGCGAAGACGGGGCCGACGGGTATTCCAACGGCGCGGAGATGCACCAGGCGCGCCGCGCGGTCGGCATGAAAGGAGCGGTGCATGCGAAATAG
- the pgi gene encoding glucose-6-phosphate isomerase: MTSSTPPLTHRPAWKALEAHYQEVKHLHLRKLFADDPRRGERMTAEAAGIYLDYSKHRVTDETLALLVRLANESGLQTRIDAMFRGEKINVTENRAVLHVALRAPKGASIVVDGVNVVPHVHAVLDKMVDFCNRVRNGAWKGYTGHRIRHIVNIGIGGSDLGPVMAYEALKHYSDRGLTLRFVSNVDGTDFAEATRDLDQADTLFIVSSKTFTTLETMTNAHTARNWLLAGFGGDVKSVANHFVAVSTNAGEVTKFGIDPANMFGFWDWVGGRYSMASAIGLSTMLAVGPEHFRALLDGFHEMDEHFRTAPFEQNLPVLMGLLGIWYNNFFDAQSVAVLPYDQYLKRFPAYLQQLIMESNGKRVALDGAGVSYQTSPVYWGEPGTNGQHSFYQLIHQGTKLIPCDFIAFNHTLNPLGRHHDILLANVFAQAEALAFGKTAEEVRAEGTPDWLAPHRVFEGNRPSTMILADRLTPGTLGKLVALYEHCVFTQGVIWSLDSFDQWGVELGKVLAQRMIPEIESKADPTLAHDSSTNALIRRVRKSKQTK, from the coding sequence ATGACATCGAGCACGCCGCCACTGACGCACCGGCCGGCCTGGAAGGCCCTCGAAGCCCATTATCAGGAGGTCAAGCATCTGCATCTCCGCAAGCTCTTCGCGGATGATCCCCGGCGTGGCGAACGGATGACGGCTGAGGCGGCGGGCATCTACCTCGACTACTCCAAGCACCGCGTCACCGACGAAACGCTCGCTCTCCTCGTTCGCCTGGCCAACGAATCCGGGCTGCAGACGCGGATCGACGCGATGTTCCGCGGGGAGAAGATCAACGTCACCGAGAACCGAGCCGTCTTGCACGTGGCGCTGCGCGCTCCGAAAGGAGCGTCCATCGTTGTTGATGGCGTCAACGTGGTACCGCACGTTCACGCCGTGCTCGACAAGATGGTGGATTTCTGCAACCGGGTCCGGAACGGCGCGTGGAAGGGGTATACCGGCCACCGCATTCGCCATATCGTCAACATCGGCATCGGCGGCTCCGACCTGGGACCGGTGATGGCGTATGAGGCCCTCAAACACTATAGCGACCGCGGCCTGACCCTCCGGTTCGTCTCCAACGTCGACGGCACGGATTTCGCGGAAGCGACACGCGACCTCGACCAAGCAGACACGCTGTTCATCGTGTCATCCAAGACCTTTACCACGTTGGAGACCATGACCAACGCGCACACGGCGCGCAACTGGCTGCTCGCCGGCTTCGGGGGTGACGTGAAGTCGGTGGCGAACCATTTCGTCGCCGTGTCGACCAATGCCGGGGAGGTCACGAAATTCGGGATCGATCCCGCGAACATGTTTGGATTCTGGGACTGGGTCGGCGGGCGCTACTCCATGGCTTCGGCCATCGGCCTTTCGACCATGCTGGCCGTGGGCCCGGAACATTTTCGCGCCCTGCTGGACGGGTTTCACGAGATGGACGAGCACTTCCGCACCGCGCCGTTCGAGCAAAACCTGCCCGTGCTCATGGGCCTGCTGGGCATCTGGTACAACAACTTCTTCGACGCGCAGTCCGTTGCGGTCTTACCCTACGATCAGTACCTGAAGCGCTTCCCGGCTTACCTGCAACAATTGATCATGGAGAGCAACGGCAAACGCGTGGCGCTCGACGGAGCCGGGGTATCCTACCAGACCAGCCCGGTTTACTGGGGCGAGCCCGGAACCAACGGCCAACACTCGTTCTATCAGTTGATCCATCAGGGGACCAAGTTGATTCCGTGCGACTTCATCGCCTTCAACCATACGCTGAACCCACTTGGCCGGCACCACGATATACTGCTCGCAAACGTTTTCGCCCAGGCCGAGGCGCTCGCGTTCGGCAAGACGGCCGAAGAAGTCAGGGCCGAGGGCACGCCGGATTGGCTCGCGCCCCACCGGGTGTTCGAGGGCAATCGCCCGTCGACAATGATCCTGGCGGATCGCCTCACGCCGGGCACGCTCGGGAAGCTCGTCGCGCTCTATGAACACTGCGTGTTCACGCAGGGCGTCATCTGGAGCCTTGACTCATTCGATCAGTGGGGTGTGGAATTGGGCAAGGTGTTGGCCCAGCGGATGATTCCGGAGATTGAGAGCAAGGCAGACCCCACGCTCGCTCATGACAGCTCGACCAACGCCTTGATCCGTCGGGTCCGGAAATCGAAGCAGACGAAATGA
- the gnd gene encoding phosphogluconate dehydrogenase (NAD(+)-dependent, decarboxylating) — protein sequence MQLGMIGLGRMGANMVRRLLKGGHRCVVFDRSPQTVKDLTQEGAVGFNSLADLVKSLEKPRTVWLMLPAAVVDQTIADLLPHLQADDVVIDGGNSYYIDDIRRAKELAPRRIHYVDVGTSGGVWGLERGYCMMIGGEQEVVKRLDPIFAALAPGVGDIPRTPGRETLGGTAEQGYLYCGPTGAGHFVKMVHNGIEYGLMASYAEGLGILRAANVGTRSRQVDAETAPLRDPEHYQYDFNLPDIAEVWRRGSVIASWLLDLSAAALVKDPSLAGFAGRVSDSGEGRWTIKAAIDEAVPAHVLTAALYERFSSRGEADFADRLLSAMRYQFGGHVEKPSGK from the coding sequence ATGCAGCTCGGGATGATCGGGCTCGGCAGGATGGGAGCGAACATGGTGCGGCGGCTGCTCAAAGGCGGCCATCGCTGCGTGGTCTTCGACCGGTCGCCGCAGACGGTGAAGGATCTGACCCAGGAGGGGGCCGTTGGGTTCAACTCGCTCGCGGACCTGGTGAAGAGCCTGGAAAAACCGCGGACGGTGTGGTTGATGCTCCCGGCAGCGGTGGTGGACCAAACCATCGCCGACCTGCTCCCGCATCTCCAGGCGGACGACGTGGTCATCGACGGCGGCAACTCCTATTACATTGACGACATTCGGCGCGCCAAGGAGCTCGCCCCGCGGAGGATCCACTACGTGGACGTGGGTACCAGCGGGGGGGTGTGGGGACTGGAGCGGGGCTACTGCATGATGATCGGGGGAGAACAAGAGGTGGTCAAGCGCCTCGATCCGATCTTCGCAGCACTGGCGCCCGGCGTGGGCGACATCCCGAGGACCCCGGGGCGCGAAACGCTCGGCGGCACCGCCGAGCAGGGCTACCTGTATTGCGGGCCCACCGGCGCGGGGCACTTTGTCAAAATGGTGCACAACGGCATTGAGTACGGGCTCATGGCCTCATATGCCGAGGGGCTGGGCATCTTGCGCGCCGCCAACGTGGGCACGCGATCACGCCAGGTCGACGCCGAGACCGCGCCCTTGCGCGACCCCGAGCACTACCAGTACGACTTCAACCTCCCCGACATCGCCGAGGTGTGGCGCCGCGGCAGCGTGATCGCGTCATGGCTGCTGGATCTCTCGGCGGCCGCGCTGGTCAAAGATCCGAGCTTAGCGGGTTTTGCCGGCCGGGTGTCGGACTCGGGCGAGGGGCGCTGGACCATCAAGGCCGCTATCGACGAGGCCGTGCCGGCCCACGTCCTGACCGCGGCCCTATACGAGCGCTTCAGCTCGCGGGGCGAGGCGGATTTTGCGGACCGACTGCTCTCGGCGATGCGGTACCAGTTCGGGGGACACGTCGAGAAACCGAGCGGCAAATAG
- a CDS encoding AgmX/PglI C-terminal domain-containing protein, with protein sequence MIIVPHSDDELFKKTLRFSLGFYLLAAAIVTIVHMPLPEHPDIQDLPERVAKLILEPPPIVATPEKPKVADAPQEKKAPEKPKAEKKPAAAPKNSAQQNREIVKQSGLLASLIEEEEKGGLSDIIESQRLTQALSSADLITAPTTKSNRTIVAKSVSRDTGLVDKAVAKSKTLGSGDRTKLAQGQQVALARIPGGTGTGGTGSSGQRLGDGVGIRLKGGGSGSGAAIDYDAIARVVEQYKNGLIYLYNKELRTNPTLKGTISVEFSIDSSGKVIDTRIVSTTMDHAPLEQALASRIKMWKFPHLYDGIIIVTYPFVFFPV encoded by the coding sequence ATGATTATTGTCCCGCATTCAGACGACGAGCTGTTTAAGAAAACCCTGCGGTTCTCGCTGGGGTTCTATCTCCTCGCCGCAGCGATCGTGACCATAGTGCATATGCCTCTTCCCGAGCATCCGGATATCCAGGATTTACCCGAGCGAGTCGCCAAGCTCATTCTGGAGCCCCCGCCCATCGTGGCCACGCCCGAGAAACCCAAAGTCGCGGACGCCCCCCAAGAAAAGAAGGCGCCCGAAAAACCCAAGGCTGAGAAAAAGCCGGCAGCCGCACCCAAGAACTCGGCGCAACAGAATCGAGAGATCGTCAAACAGAGCGGGCTGCTCGCGTCATTGATCGAGGAGGAAGAAAAAGGCGGGCTCAGCGACATTATCGAGAGCCAGCGCCTGACCCAAGCCTTGTCTTCGGCGGATCTGATCACCGCTCCCACGACCAAGAGCAACCGGACCATTGTGGCCAAGTCCGTCTCGCGCGACACCGGCCTGGTGGACAAAGCCGTGGCCAAATCCAAGACGCTCGGGAGCGGCGATCGCACCAAGCTCGCGCAAGGTCAACAAGTCGCGCTCGCTCGAATTCCGGGCGGGACCGGAACTGGGGGAACGGGCAGCAGCGGGCAACGACTCGGCGATGGCGTGGGAATTCGATTAAAAGGCGGCGGATCAGGGTCAGGGGCTGCGATCGACTACGACGCCATCGCCCGCGTGGTGGAGCAATACAAGAACGGCCTGATCTATCTCTACAACAAAGAACTGCGCACCAATCCCACGCTCAAGGGCACTATCTCGGTGGAGTTCTCCATCGACTCCAGCGGCAAGGTCATTGACACCCGCATCGTCTCTACCACCATGGACCACGCCCCACTGGAACAAGCCTTGGCCAGCCGCATTAAAATGTGGAAATTCCCACACCTTTACGACGGCATCATCATCGTGACGTACCCGTTCGTGTTCTTTCCGGTCTGA
- a CDS encoding biopolymer transporter ExbD — MRNSVRQRRRRRQGRDDHSLNITPFMNLMVVLIPFLLTGVVFSRLAVLDLNLPTASSAQAATPPAQEPFKLIVALHLDAISVRGSGLDVTRLALQNGKYDLAGLTTILQRVKAAHPQEKSVILLSEPDVAYESLVEVMDVCREAGASQELFPDISIGEVKRA; from the coding sequence ATGCGAAATAGCGTGCGGCAGCGACGGAGGCGCCGCCAGGGCCGAGACGACCACTCGCTCAACATCACGCCGTTCATGAACCTCATGGTGGTGCTGATCCCGTTCTTGTTGACGGGTGTGGTGTTTTCGCGGCTCGCGGTACTGGACCTGAATCTGCCCACCGCCTCCAGCGCGCAAGCTGCCACCCCGCCCGCGCAGGAACCATTCAAACTGATCGTGGCTCTGCACCTGGACGCCATCAGCGTGCGCGGCAGCGGCCTGGACGTGACGAGGCTCGCGCTGCAAAACGGCAAATACGACCTGGCGGGCCTGACCACGATCCTCCAACGGGTCAAAGCCGCCCACCCGCAGGAAAAGTCGGTAATCCTGCTGAGCGAGCCCGACGTGGCGTACGAGTCTTTGGTAGAAGTCATGGACGTGTGCCGCGAAGCCGGGGCGTCCCAGGAACTGTTCCCGGACATTTCCATCGGCGAGGTCAAACGCGCATGA
- a CDS encoding tetratricopeptide repeat protein, which yields MTRFIAIRPTWYLGAALLLTACAGTNGAATAQFPVRAASPQPKAPVVEQAAPVIRKADVITGYEEFLKQYGEADQDLRSEALKRLGDLYLERAHQRFLAEMDAYENRPDGPPPLVNYDQAIQAYQELLRTDPTFHGQDHVLYSLARAYSETGRRELAQPLLTRLVTDYPTSPHRQEAYFRIGEFEFDSRRFEQAAQAYEQAISMDDPFLQDKAGYKLGWTYFNLQAYPHAIENFLQLVDRKNADQQDLAADPGSLVWEALTYVAISFRSVGGPGPMAVYFKEHGSAVYEKDLYLMMGNQYAAEGQTQKAIDTYRTFVREHPMHGMAPIFASYVIESYEKQKDTHAARNARVELVNSYLSTGAWYRANDETSRGRSRPLVKDSLYRLGISAHAGARESKQPDDHREAVRWYRQFLAEFPVEKETREVHLLYAESLLALQEYALAAAAYEAVAYGYAGVPVDKEPAYSAIVAAEKLPDKKGQERFVALTKRFAEQFPNDTRTPTVLLKSGEILFEQQRDAEAREVLGQVLARYPKFTGTATAQKLIAHSYMRQGRFDEARAAYALTLSLLPTTDSVQRREMSDLLAAAMYKQAERHRKADRLGEAAKTFAGISREAPDSPLAAGALFEAATLYETLKQPGEAIVAYQQLLQRDPKSDLGAKAALHIALIHEQGEQWLQAAEAFEAAAKMPQHQTQAPQILWTAGLDYEKASQWEKSFAAFAQFTERFPKHADAPEGLWKMAVIRQRQGKNKEALALFVRVEHEAPGTVFAAQAVFQQAEESFRSLKKIALKEPFKKNLKSKTQALDKTITLYTRAAESRYFDVVATSAYRLGEVFEHFKTALLEAELPKTLTPDQVEEYKFQLEEKAFPFEEKAIHAYASNVQRASSQPGAYNEWVKKSYDRLAELRPALYKRPERTERITSNIDVETLTAQPLSSIIDRLLTAER from the coding sequence ATGACGCGTTTCATCGCCATCCGTCCAACATGGTATCTGGGCGCCGCGTTGCTGCTGACAGCATGCGCCGGCACCAACGGCGCCGCAACGGCTCAATTTCCGGTGAGAGCCGCGAGCCCTCAACCCAAAGCGCCGGTGGTCGAGCAGGCTGCGCCGGTCATTCGGAAGGCGGACGTCATCACTGGGTATGAAGAGTTTCTCAAGCAGTACGGCGAGGCGGATCAGGACCTGCGATCCGAAGCCCTCAAACGCTTGGGGGATCTCTACCTGGAGCGCGCGCACCAACGGTTTCTCGCCGAGATGGACGCCTATGAGAACCGGCCGGATGGTCCTCCGCCGCTGGTGAACTATGACCAGGCGATCCAAGCCTACCAAGAATTGCTCCGCACCGATCCCACGTTCCACGGTCAGGATCACGTGCTCTATTCGCTAGCACGCGCCTACTCGGAGACTGGTCGCCGCGAGCTGGCCCAGCCGCTGCTGACGCGACTGGTCACCGACTATCCGACCAGCCCCCATCGCCAGGAAGCGTACTTTCGAATCGGCGAGTTCGAGTTCGACAGTCGTCGGTTCGAACAGGCGGCCCAGGCGTATGAGCAAGCCATCTCGATGGATGACCCGTTCCTGCAGGATAAGGCGGGCTACAAACTGGGGTGGACCTATTTCAACTTGCAAGCCTATCCACACGCGATCGAGAATTTTCTACAGTTGGTCGACCGCAAGAACGCTGATCAACAGGACCTGGCCGCTGATCCCGGTTCTCTGGTGTGGGAGGCGCTGACGTACGTAGCCATCTCGTTCCGCAGTGTGGGTGGGCCCGGTCCCATGGCCGTTTACTTCAAGGAACACGGTTCAGCCGTCTACGAAAAAGACCTTTATCTCATGATGGGGAACCAGTACGCGGCCGAGGGCCAAACTCAGAAGGCCATCGACACGTATCGAACCTTTGTCCGGGAACACCCTATGCACGGCATGGCACCGATCTTCGCGTCGTACGTGATCGAATCGTACGAGAAGCAGAAGGACACCCACGCCGCTCGCAACGCCAGAGTTGAACTCGTCAACAGCTACCTCAGCACCGGCGCCTGGTATCGGGCCAACGACGAAACCAGCCGCGGCCGTTCGCGCCCCTTGGTCAAAGACAGCTTGTACCGACTCGGAATCTCGGCCCACGCCGGTGCGCGAGAGAGCAAACAGCCCGACGATCACCGGGAAGCGGTCAGGTGGTATCGCCAGTTCCTCGCAGAGTTCCCCGTGGAAAAGGAGACGCGAGAAGTGCATCTGCTCTACGCCGAGTCTCTGTTGGCGCTCCAAGAGTATGCCCTGGCAGCCGCGGCGTACGAAGCAGTGGCATACGGCTACGCCGGGGTGCCGGTGGACAAAGAGCCCGCGTACTCCGCCATCGTGGCCGCGGAGAAGCTTCCAGATAAAAAGGGCCAAGAGCGGTTCGTCGCGTTGACCAAACGGTTCGCCGAGCAGTTCCCCAACGACACCAGAACCCCGACGGTCCTGCTCAAGTCCGGCGAGATCCTGTTCGAGCAACAACGCGACGCGGAGGCTCGAGAGGTGCTCGGGCAGGTTCTGGCCCGGTATCCAAAATTTACGGGCACCGCCACGGCGCAGAAGCTGATCGCCCACTCGTACATGCGGCAAGGCCGCTTCGATGAGGCTCGCGCCGCATATGCGCTCACCCTGTCGCTTCTCCCGACAACGGACAGCGTACAACGACGTGAGATGAGCGATCTACTGGCCGCAGCCATGTACAAACAGGCCGAGCGGCACAGGAAAGCCGATCGACTCGGCGAGGCAGCCAAGACATTCGCCGGGATTTCCCGGGAAGCTCCCGACAGCCCGCTGGCGGCCGGCGCACTATTCGAGGCGGCCACCCTATACGAAACGCTCAAACAGCCGGGAGAAGCCATCGTGGCCTACCAGCAACTGCTCCAGCGTGATCCCAAGTCCGACCTGGGCGCCAAGGCGGCGCTCCACATCGCGTTGATCCACGAGCAAGGCGAACAGTGGCTCCAGGCAGCCGAAGCCTTTGAAGCCGCGGCCAAGATGCCCCAGCATCAGACGCAGGCCCCCCAGATTCTCTGGACCGCCGGGCTTGATTATGAAAAGGCGTCCCAGTGGGAGAAGAGTTTCGCAGCGTTCGCGCAATTCACGGAGCGCTTCCCCAAACACGCGGACGCGCCGGAAGGCCTGTGGAAAATGGCCGTCATCCGCCAGCGCCAGGGGAAAAACAAAGAAGCGCTCGCACTCTTTGTCAGGGTGGAACACGAGGCCCCCGGCACCGTGTTCGCGGCACAAGCCGTGTTCCAACAAGCCGAGGAGTCGTTCCGATCGCTCAAGAAGATCGCGCTGAAGGAGCCATTCAAAAAGAATCTCAAGAGCAAGACCCAGGCATTGGACAAGACGATCACGCTCTACACCCGCGCCGCGGAGTCCCGCTACTTCGACGTGGTCGCCACGTCCGCCTATCGTCTGGGCGAGGTGTTCGAGCACTTCAAGACTGCGCTGCTCGAAGCCGAATTGCCCAAAACGCTGACTCCCGACCAAGTCGAGGAGTACAAGTTCCAACTGGAGGAAAAGGCCTTCCCGTTCGAAGAGAAAGCGATCCACGCTTATGCCAGCAACGTGCAGCGGGCCTCGAGCCAACCCGGGGCCTACAACGAGTGGGTCAAAAAGAGCTATGACCGGCTGGCCGAATTGCGGCCCGCGCTCTACAAGCGGCCGGAGCGAACCGAGCGGATCACGTCCAATATCGATGTGGAGACGTTGACGGCTCAACCGCTCTCGTCGATCATTGACAGACTGCTCACGGCCGAACGATGA